The following nucleotide sequence is from Nocardioides daedukensis.
CGAGCAGGACACCGATGCAGATCACCACGCCCAGCTGGGCCAGCACCACCAGCGGCAGCACCCCGAGCACGGCGAAGACGGCAGCGAGCAGGATGCCGGCACTGGTGATCACACCGCCGGTGGCGGCGAGCGCGCGCAGCATCCCTTCGCGGGTGCCGTGCGTCAGCGCTTCCTCGCGCGCCCTGGTGACCAGGAAGATGTTGTAGTCGACGCCCAGCGCGACCAGGAACAGGAACCCGAACAGCGGCACGTCCACGTCCAGCGCGTCGAAGCCGAGCACGCCGGTGAACAGCCACCACGAGCTGCCCATCGCGGCGGCGAACGTGCCGACCACGGTCGCGACCAGGAGCAGCGGCGCGACCACCGAGCGGAGCAGGACCAGAAGCACACCGAGCACGAGCAGCAGGATCAGCGGGAGGATCAGCGCCTGGTCCCGCTCGGCACCTTCCTGGGCATCGATCTCGGTGGCGGCGTTCCCGGTGACGTGGGTGTCCTTGAAGTCGCCGAGCCGCTCGCGCAAATCGGAGATCGCCGTGGCGGCCTTGTCGGTCGAGGGTGCCGCGTCGAGGACCACGTCGATCTGGGTGATGCCACCCGCGGAGGTTCCCGGGCGGGCCGAGGAGACGCCGCTGGTCTCCTTGATGGCGGCCACGACGTCGTCCGCGTTGTCGCGGGTGAGCACCTGGGTCGGGTTCGACGTACCGGCCGGGAACGACTCGGCCAGCCTCTCGCCGGCAGCGATCGACTCCGGGCGGTCGAGGAACTGGTCGGACTGGCGCAGGCCGGTGTCGACCTGCAGCAGTCCGGCGGCCATCACGCCGAGCACGACCAGCGCGCCGACGATGAAGGCTGCCGGTCGTCCAGCGACGGTGTTGCCGACCTTGCGCCACCAGGAGTCGGTCTCGGTGAGCACGGCGTCGCCCTCGCGGGGCACGATCGGCCAGAAGATCCAGCGGCCGAAGAGCACCAGGGTTGCCGGCAGCACCACGAGCACGAACGTCGCCGCGACCACGATGCCCACGGCGCAGGCCAGGCCCAGGCCGCGGGTGGTCGGGGTCAGCGAAAGCAGCAGGGTGAGTAGCCCGGCGACCACGGTGCCGGCGCTGGTCAGCACCGCTTCGGCCGTACGTCGTAGCGCGAGGCGCATGGCCTCGGCCCGGTCGGCGTGGGTCTTGAGCTCGTCGCGATATCGGCTGATCAGCAACAGGGCATAGTTCGTCCCTGCGCCGAAGACGAGCACCGACAGGATCCCGACCGTCGACTCGTTCCAGGCGACGCCGAGGGTGGCCATCACCTGGGTCGCGAGCAGCGCGGCGAGCCGGTCGGCCAGGCCGACCACCAGCAGCGGCACCAGCCACAGGAACGGGCTGCGATAGGTGATCACCAACAGGATCGCGACGACCGATGCGGTGACGGCCAGGAGTCGGGTGTTCGCGCCCTGGAAGACCTGGGCCAGGTCGGCCTCGATCGCGGCGGGGCCGGTCACCTGGGCGGTGACGCCTTCGGGCACCTGCTTGTCGAGACGTTCGCGCAGGTCGGTGACGAAGGCCTCCACGTCGGTGGCCGAGGCGCCGGTGACCGGGACGATGGCGAACGCGGCCGTGCCGTCCTTGGAGAACTGCGGCGGCGGGCCCTGGGCCAGATCCTTGATCGCCGCCTGGTCCAGCTTGCCCTCGTCTGCGGTGAACAGGGCGATGGCGACCGACGAATCCTCCTCGGGCAGCTTGTCGCGCAACTCGGTGGCCAGGGTGCTGTCCGCACCACTCGGCATGTCGTCGGTCGGTTTCTGGGTCCGCTCGCCCTCGCCGAGGACACCGAAGACGAGTCCAGCAAAGATCAGAGCCAGGAGTACGACGGCCCAGCTGCGGCGAGGGTTGGTGAGCATGTGCAGAAGCGTACGCAGTGCCTCGACATGTCTCGTGACGCAGCGCGACGTCAACAACTGCCGACTCGGCGGGGGCAGCGGCGTCAACAACTGCCGGGTCGGCGAGGAAATGTCGCGCGCGCAATGAGCAACGACCTGCCACGCTTGGCCCATGGCCCCCACTGACCTCTCACTGGCCGATCACCTCGACGGGCTGCGCACGGCACACCTCGCCTTCGTCCGCGGCGCGGAACGGGCCGGGCTGCGCGCCGGCGTACCCACCACCCCCGACTGGACCGTGCGCAAGCTGATCGCGCACCAGGGGATGGTGCACCGGTGGGCGACCGCGATCATCCGCGGCGAGCAGGCCGACCCGGACCGGTTGCGCGAGCAGGGACAGGTCTCGCCGGAGCCGCTCGAGTGGCTCACTGACGGGGTCATCGACCTCGCCGCCGCGATCACCGCGGCGCCCGAGGACCTGGACGTGAGCGTCTTCCTCGCTGACGCCCCACCGGCCAAGCGCTTCTGGGTCCGGCGGCAGTGCCACGAGACGACTATCCACGCGGTCGACGCGCTCTCCGCCGCGCTGGGCCGGCACCCGCGCGCGGCTGACACCTGGATCACCGATGACATCGCACTGGACGGGATCGATGAGCTGTTGACCGGGTTTCTGCCGCGGCCCAGGTCACGGCTGCGCAGCCAGGATCCGCTGACCATCGCGGTCTCACCCACGGGCACCGAGGCCGGTTGGGAGCTGCGGGTGGGTGTGGATGTGCCGGTGGCGGTGCGTACGTCGTCCCCTGACGGTGACATCGTGCTCGCGGGGTCCCCGGTGGCGCTCTATCTGACGTTGTGGAACCGCTCCGACGAGGTGGAGGTGCCCGAGACCTGGCAGGATGCGGCGATCACCTGGTCCTGACCGGCGGAATCGTCGTCAGCGCCACATGCTCAGTCGATCCAGGGCTTGGGGGCCTTCTGTCTGAGTGGGCACCCCTGGCGCAGGAGCCTCAATCCGGGAACTCCACTCGACGAAGACCAACACAAGCACCACGAACGAAGCCAGGATGCCTGCGGCAACGAGGCCGCGGCGCCGGGCTGGGAGCAGCAAGATCCCTGCGGCCAGGAGCACCCCACCAGCGAGGACGCTGGCTCCGACGTACAGCTGTGCCTTGTCGACACACTTCCGGTCAATGGCGTCCTGGTTGATAGGGACTTCGCCACCCATGAAGCCATCGCCTTTGATGAACGCGACGTCATAGGCGGAGCCACAACTGGCAGCAGGGAAGCCATCGACATTGGGCTCGTCCACCTCGAGGTCAGCAGTGAAGAGGACGGTGAAGACCACCACGGCGGCGAGGATGAGCCCCAGGCCGAGGCGTCTGGAGCGGTAGCGCGGACGAGAGCGCAACGGCCGGATCGAGGTCTCATCGCCCCGGTTCAAATCCAATGTCTTTCCCATGGTCCCCGAACTCTGACAGGCGAGACTGAGCCGCGTGGTCGTTTCTGGCGGAACGGCCACGCCTCAGAGGGGGTTGACAGGCCTCTGTTTACAATTCATGCTTGTTTGTAAAGGGACGCCTGTCACACCCATCCGCTTCAACGGCGTCCGCTTCCGAGGAGGATCGCCATGGCGACCAGGACAGCAGGAACCGTTCCCGACGGATCGACCGAGCAGTGGAAGGACAAGAAGCGCTACCTGTGGCTGATCGGCCTCGTGGTGCCCTCGCTCGCCCTGGTGGCGGTCGGGATCTTCTCGCTCACCGAGTTCACGCCGGTGCTGTGGCTCGGTCCGATCGTGATCCTGGTGATCGTGCCGGCGATCGATCTGGTCACCGGCCTGGATCGGTCCAACCCGCCGGACGACGTGATCGAGGAGCTCGAGAACGACAAGTACTACCGGTGGATCACCTACCTCTTCCTGCCGATCCAGTACGTCGGCTTCGTCGGCGCGATGATGCTGATCTCCGGCAGCACGCTGTGGGGCCTCATCGATGACCCGATGACCGTGTGGCAGAAGGTCGGCATCGCCATCTCGATCGGCTGCATCGGCGGGATCGGCATCAACACCGCCCACGAGCTCGGCCACAAGAAGGAGGCCAACGAGCGCTGGCTGTCCAAGATCGCGCTGGCCCAGGTCGCCTACGGCCACTTCTACATCGAGCACAACCGCGGCCACCACGTCCGCGTCGCCACCCCCGAGGACCCGGCCAGCAGCAGGATGGGCGAGAACTTCTACCAGTTCTGGCCGCGCACCGTCCTGGGCTCGCTGAAGAGCGCATGGAGCCTGGAGAAGAAGCGCTATGCCCGCAAGGACAAGCACCCCTTCCGCCTCGGCAACGACGTCCTCAACGCCTGGATCATGACCGCGGTCCTGTGGGGCGCACTGATCGCCGTGCTCGGCATCGAGATCGCGCCCTACCTGCTGCTCCAGGCCGTGGTCGGCTTCAGCCTGCTCGAGGTCGTCAACTACATGGAGCACTACGGCATGCTGCGCAAGAAGGTCGGCAAGCCCGGCAAGGAGCGCTACGAGCGCGTGCTGCCCAGCCACAGCTGGAACTCCAACAACATCGCCACCAACGTGCTGCTCTACCACCTGCAGCGCCACAGCGACCACCACGCCAACCCGACCCGCCGCTACCAGACGCTGCGCGACTTCGAGGAGTCGCCGGTGCTGCCGACCGGGTATGCCGGGATGATCGTGCTGGCCCTCTTCCCGCCGCTGTGGCGCAGGGTGATGGATCCCCGGGTGATCAACCACTTCGACGGCGACCTCAGCCAGGCGAACCTCCAGCCGCGCAAGCGGGAGAAGATCCTCGCCAAGTATGGCGTCGCGATGAGCCAGGCCCAGGACCGCAAGGCCGCCGACGACGCAGTTGCTGCCGCGGCCGCCGCTGCCGTCGCGCAGGTCGACGAGGTGGTGGCTGCCCAGTGCCCCGGCTGTGACTACGTGTACGACGTCAACGTCGGCGACGAGCACGAAGGGTTCGCGGCCGGAACCGCCTGGAGCGACATCCCCGAGGACTGGTGCTGCCCCGACTGCGGTGTGCGCGAGAAGATCGACTTCGTCCCCGTCAACCCGGCGGCGGTGGCCTGATGCGGATCGTGGTGGATCGCGACAAGTGCGAGGGCCTGGGCATGTGCGAGTCGATGGCACACGAGTTCTTCGAGGTCGACGACGACGACATCATGCACATCCTCGACGAGAACCCGGGCGAGGAGCACCGCAAGGAGCTGACCGCGGCGGTCAACTCCTGCCCGGTGCTCGCACTGACCCTCGAGGGGTGAGGTTTCCGCTCGGGTTCACCCGCAGTCCTAGGATTGCTGCCATGACCTCGGGTGCCGAAGCTGACGGTCCGGTGACGACGCGTGACCGGATCATCGACGGCGCCTCGACACTGACCACCGAACACGGTTGGGCCTGGGTCACCATGTCCAAGGTCGCCGAACACGTCGGGGTCAGCAGGCAGACGGTCTACAACGAGATCGGCAACAAGTCCGCGCTGGCCGAGGCGATGATCCTCGAGGAGCTCGCCCGCTTCCTCGACCTGGTC
It contains:
- a CDS encoding ferredoxin; translated protein: MRIVVDRDKCEGLGMCESMAHEFFEVDDDDIMHILDENPGEEHRKELTAAVNSCPVLALTLEG
- a CDS encoding MMPL family transporter: MLTNPRRSWAVVLLALIFAGLVFGVLGEGERTQKPTDDMPSGADSTLATELRDKLPEEDSSVAIALFTADEGKLDQAAIKDLAQGPPPQFSKDGTAAFAIVPVTGASATDVEAFVTDLRERLDKQVPEGVTAQVTGPAAIEADLAQVFQGANTRLLAVTASVVAILLVITYRSPFLWLVPLLVVGLADRLAALLATQVMATLGVAWNESTVGILSVLVFGAGTNYALLLISRYRDELKTHADRAEAMRLALRRTAEAVLTSAGTVVAGLLTLLLSLTPTTRGLGLACAVGIVVAATFVLVVLPATLVLFGRWIFWPIVPREGDAVLTETDSWWRKVGNTVAGRPAAFIVGALVVLGVMAAGLLQVDTGLRQSDQFLDRPESIAAGERLAESFPAGTSNPTQVLTRDNADDVVAAIKETSGVSSARPGTSAGGITQIDVVLDAAPSTDKAATAISDLRERLGDFKDTHVTGNAATEIDAQEGAERDQALILPLILLLVLGVLLVLLRSVVAPLLLVATVVGTFAAAMGSSWWLFTGVLGFDALDVDVPLFGFLFLVALGVDYNIFLVTRAREEALTHGTREGMLRALAATGGVITSAGILLAAVFAVLGVLPLVVLAQLGVVICIGVLLDTLLVRTVLVPALALQLGDRFWWPRKVTAKIAQEPVGN
- a CDS encoding fatty acid desaturase, which translates into the protein MATRTAGTVPDGSTEQWKDKKRYLWLIGLVVPSLALVAVGIFSLTEFTPVLWLGPIVILVIVPAIDLVTGLDRSNPPDDVIEELENDKYYRWITYLFLPIQYVGFVGAMMLISGSTLWGLIDDPMTVWQKVGIAISIGCIGGIGINTAHELGHKKEANERWLSKIALAQVAYGHFYIEHNRGHHVRVATPEDPASSRMGENFYQFWPRTVLGSLKSAWSLEKKRYARKDKHPFRLGNDVLNAWIMTAVLWGALIAVLGIEIAPYLLLQAVVGFSLLEVVNYMEHYGMLRKKVGKPGKERYERVLPSHSWNSNNIATNVLLYHLQRHSDHHANPTRRYQTLRDFEESPVLPTGYAGMIVLALFPPLWRRVMDPRVINHFDGDLSQANLQPRKREKILAKYGVAMSQAQDRKAADDAVAAAAAAAVAQVDEVVAAQCPGCDYVYDVNVGDEHEGFAAGTAWSDIPEDWCCPDCGVREKIDFVPVNPAAVA
- a CDS encoding maleylpyruvate isomerase N-terminal domain-containing protein; translated protein: MAPTDLSLADHLDGLRTAHLAFVRGAERAGLRAGVPTTPDWTVRKLIAHQGMVHRWATAIIRGEQADPDRLREQGQVSPEPLEWLTDGVIDLAAAITAAPEDLDVSVFLADAPPAKRFWVRRQCHETTIHAVDALSAALGRHPRAADTWITDDIALDGIDELLTGFLPRPRSRLRSQDPLTIAVSPTGTEAGWELRVGVDVPVAVRTSSPDGDIVLAGSPVALYLTLWNRSDEVEVPETWQDAAITWS